A genomic region of Pithys albifrons albifrons isolate INPA30051 chromosome 20, PitAlb_v1, whole genome shotgun sequence contains the following coding sequences:
- the MAMDC4 gene encoding apical endosomal glycoprotein isoform X4, translating into MCAFCHLLWAICLVSCGVFSSLVSPIAKTVLPSGSMVVNSCSSTAEQLCNFICDCSDCSDENQCGYMRGSAVLGTPFTCDFEDGDCGWQDMSTSTYRWVRGRANLALWGTGPYSDHTVGTDLGWFLVTVSPPAKTTATAWLRSPELREAAATCEIRAWYHVSGSCEGTQGLNETEQPVLHLDVAYGDEVVGLWQSPRRSSEGWHQLVAYLGRVTGQFQLIFSLTQPPACGSEVALDDIIFRNCGLPEPGQQVCGAKETSCSRGSCLAWHRFCDGTDDCGDNSDENVTQCKSFTNCSFEHNLCDWTAAAGPALWDRNTSLILGTSYSIPTRDHSTNSRTGFFLHVSSASSVEASGTAQLVSPSFQATNSCSLVLYCHIHGSATSSLSISYVINSAKHLVKERTGDLGSCWVRERVNFSVTQTFKVLIEGVAGSGGTVAIDDLILSPGCVKEEGKAPVMLPSRAGASRCTAQQVACDNGDCIAAEQACDFADTCPDGSDEKRCGATTFESGGGGWHDVSVGRLRWGLQRLTEPNTFLTGTFLALQVGEGQMVSAAKAQTPLLGPSGPTCTMEMSYHIHSGPQGFLAISIVDHATGTTQLAWHTQGRGGTAGGRVRVPLGERSRPFQVELLALVDLQGLASIGIDNVTFEQCYIDVVSPTSAELTCNFERDMCGWYQDQSSDFKWVRSMGQGQGSDHTTGLGYFLSVDPSVPWSRGQRAQLITSRQDPAAAPRCLSFWYRLAGPQIGTLNLKLQPQGEEEVVLWTCRGTQGSIWHQAWATLPATGQKSYRVAFEVLRDGFLGDVGLDDLALTAGPCRAELSCSFEAEGCGLAASGQGTWQRQSNSSGTAAGPAADHTTGTATGHYMVVSTGRGSLPAGHTAVLTSQPYQPSMPAQCLTFWYQLSSGAPGSLGVFVKQSGVRTKVLSVSTMEGSSWHRGHITVWPDEDWQAVFEAVGAGGDHGYIALDDLQVSDGICPEPVSCDFEQGMCGWSSPLDPHLHSFAWVWKSGVPLAKYPSPEQDHTLGTRNACWVQGAPVPCWRASPCLPPPTPACGFGITWTSQSTSPAGSCGCCCTAQRVSAQCGVWRDTTAGAGRAPWCLCRAPVSSRSSLSSPHGGGHWRGQWHWMTFCTVPGWAAILAWRSPGKINPLAASLQRWCLVCSWPSSLSH; encoded by the exons ATGTGTGCCTTCTGTCACTTGCTGTGGGCAATTTGTCTGGTTTCCTGTGGGGTTTTCAGCTCCCTTGTCTCTCCCATAGCCAAGACTGTGCTCCCCAGCGGGTCCATGGTGGtcaacagctgcagcagcacagctgagcagctctgcaactTCATCTGTGACTGCAGTGACTGCTCCGACGAGAACCAGTGTG GGTACATGCggggctcagcagtgctgggcaccccCTTCACCTGTGACTTTGAGGATGGTGACTGTGGCTGGCAGGACATGAGCACCTCGACATACAGATGGGTACGGGGCCGGGCCAACCTGGCCCTGTGGGGCACAGGACCTTACTCAGACCACACTGTGGGCACCGACCTGG gctggTTTTTGGTGACTGTGTCCCCCCCTGCAAAGACCACAGCCACGGCCTGGCTCAGATCACCGGAGCTGCGGGAAGCAGCTGCCACATGTGAGATCAGAGCCTGGTACCACGTCTCAGGAAGCTGTGAGGGCACccaag ggctcaaCGAGAcagagcagccagtgctgcacCTGGACGTGGCATATGGGGACGAGGTGGtggggctgtggcagagccCCAGGCGCAGCAGCGAGGGCTGGCACCAGCTGGTCGCCTACCTGGGCCGGGTCACGGGGCAGTTTCAG CTCATTTTCTCCCTGACACAACCACCTGCCTGCGGGTCAGAGGTGGCACTCGATGACATCATCTTCAGGAACTGTGGATTGCCAG agcctgggcagcaggTCTGTGGGGCCAAGGAGACAAGCTGCAGCCGTGGCTCCTGCCTGGCATGGCACCGCTTCTGCGATGGCACAGACGACTGCGGGGACAACTCAGACGAAAATGTGACACAGTGCA AGTCCTTCACCAACTGCTCCTTTGAGCATAATCTCTGTGACTGGACGGCAGCGGCTGGGCCGGCCTTGTGGGACAGGAACACAAGCCTGATCCTGGGCACCTCGTACAGCATCCCCACCCGGGACCACAGCACCAACAGCAGGACTG gttttttcctccacGTAAGCAGTGCCTCCAGCGTGGAGGCCagtggcacagctcagctcgTCAGCCCCTCTTTCCAGGCCACCAACTCCTGCTCT CTTGTGCTGTACTGCCACATCCATGGCTCAGCCACCAGTAGCCTCAGCATCTCCTACGTGATCAACTCCGCCAAGCACCTGGTGAAGGAGAGGACAGGGgacctgggcagctgctgggttCGGGAGAGAGTGAACTTCAGTGTGACACAGACCTTCAAG GTGCTGATCGAGGGGGTGGCCGGCAGCGGGGGAACTGTGGCCATCGATGACCTGATCCTGTCGCCAGGCTGTGTGAAGGAGGAGG GGAAGGCTCCAGTCATGCTGCCAAGCCGGGCGGGTGCCAGCcgctgcacagcacagcaggtggCCTGTGACAACGGGGACTGCATCGCCGCAGAGCAGGCCTGTGACTTCGCAGACACGTGCCCCGACGGCTCCGATGAGAAGCGCTGCG GGGCAACAACCTTTGAGTCAGGAGGTGGGGGCTGGCATGACGTCAGTGTGGGGCGGCTGCGCTGGGGTCTGCAGAGGCTCACTGAGCCCAACACCTTCCTCACAG GGACTTTCCTGGCTCTCCAGGTAGGAGAAGGACAGATGGTAAGTGCTGCAAAAGCACAGACTCCTCTGCTGGGCCCCTCCGGCCCCACCTGCACCATGGAAATGAGCTACCACATCCACAGTGGCCCCCAAG GCTTCCTCGCCATCAGCATTGTGGATCATGCCACTGGCACCACCCAGCTggcctggcacacacagggtcGTGGTGGCACAGCCGGGGGACGTGTCCGTGTCCCCCTGGGAGAGAGGAGCCGGCCATTCCAG GTCGAGCTGCTGGCTCTTGTGGATCTGCAGGGCTTGGCGAGCATTGGCATCGACAATGTGACTTTTGAGCAGTGCTACATCGATGTGGTGTCACCCACCTCTGCAG AGCTGACCTGCAACTTCGAGAGGGACATGTGTGGCTGGTACCAGGATCAGTCCAGTGACTTCAAATGGGTCCGCAgcatgggacagggacagggctctGACCACACCACTGGCTTGG GATACTTCTTATCCGTGGACCCCTCTGTGCCATGGAGCCGTGGGCAGCGGGCACAGCTCATTACATCCCGCCAGgaccctgctgctgccccacgcTGTCTCTCCTTCTGGTACCGCCTAGCTGGCCCACAGATTG GCACCCTGAACCTcaagctgcagccacagggagaggaggaggtggtgcTGTGGACCTGCCGGGGGACCCAGGGCAGCATCTGGCACCAGGCATGGGCGACACTGCCCGCCACAGGCCAGAAGTCATACCGG GTGGCCTTCGAGGTGCTGCGGGATGGATTCCTGGGGGACGTGGGGCTGGATGACCTGGCGCTGACAGCAGGACCCTGTAGGGCTGAGCTCTCCTGCTCCTTCGAGGCAGAGGGCTGTGGGCTGGCAGCTAGCGGGCAGGGCACGTGGCAGCGGCAGAGCaacagctctggcactgccgCTGGCCCCGCGGCCGATCACACCACCGGCACTGCCACAG GTCACTACATGGTGGTGAGCACAGGCAGGGGCTCCTTGCCTGCGGGGCACACGGCTGTCCTCACCTCCCAGCCCTACCAGCCCTCCATGCCTGCCCAGTGCCTGACCTTCTGGTACCAGCTGAGCTCCGGGGCCCCAG GCTCCCTTGGGGTGTTCGTGAAGCAGAGCGGGGTGCGGACGAAGGTGCTGAGTGTGAGCACCATGGAGGGGAGCAGCTGGCACCGCGGCCACATCACTGTCTGGCCTGATGAGGACTGGCAG GCGGTGTTCGAGGCAGTGGGAGCTGGGGGTGACCACGGGTACATCGCACTGGATGACCTGCAGGTGTCAGATGGAATCTGCCCTGAGCCAG tgTCCTGTGACTTCGAGCAAGGCATGTgtggctggagcagcccctTGGACCCCCATCTGCACAGCTTTGCCTGGGTCTGGAAGAGTGGGGTCCCCCTAGCCAAGtaccccagccctgagcaggatCACACCCTGGGCACAAGGAATG CGTGCTGGGTGCAGGGGGCACCAGTGCCCTGCTGGAGagccagcccctgcctgccacCACCGACTCCTGCCTGCGGTTTTGGTATCACATGGACATCCCAGAGCACCTCT CCAGCGGGGAGCTGCGGGTGTTGCTGCACAGCGCAGCGGGTCAGCGCACAGTGTGGAGTGTGGAGGGACACCACAGCCGGGGCTGGCAGGGCGCCATGGTGCCTGTGCAGAGCCCCAGTGAGTTCCAG ATCATCTTTGAGCTCACCACACGGAGGTGGCCATTGGAGGGGACAGTGGCACTGGATGACATTTTGTACAGTGCCGGGATGGGCTGCCATTCTAGCCTGGAGGAGCCCGGGAAAG ATAAACCCTCTGGCAGCTTCATTGCAGAGGTGGTGCTTGGTCTGCTCCTGGCCCTCATCATTGTCACACTGA
- the MAMDC4 gene encoding apical endosomal glycoprotein isoform X5 codes for MCAFCHLLWAICLVSCGVFSSLVSPIAKTVLPSGSMVVNSCSSTAEQLCNFICDCSDCSDENQCGYMRGSAVLGTPFTCDFEDGDCGWQDMSTSTYRWVRGRANLALWGTGPYSDHTVGTDLGWFLVTVSPPAKTTATAWLRSPELREAAATCEIRAWYHVSGSCEGTQGLNETEQPVLHLDVAYGDEVVGLWQSPRRSSEGWHQLVAYLGRVTGQFQLIFSLTQPPACGSEVALDDIIFRNCGLPEPGQQVCGAKETSCSRGSCLAWHRFCDGTDDCGDNSDENVTQCKSFTNCSFEHNLCDWTAAAGPALWDRNTSLILGTSYSIPTRDHSTNSRTGFFLHVSSASSVEASGTAQLVSPSFQATNSCSLVLYCHIHGSATSSLSISYVINSAKHLVKERTGDLGSCWVRERVNFSVTQTFKVLIEGVAGSGGTVAIDDLILSPGCVKEEGKAPVMLPSRAGASRCTAQQVACDNGDCIAAEQACDFADTCPDGSDEKRCGATTFESGGGGWHDVSVGRLRWGLQRLTEPNTFLTGTFLALQVGEGQMVSAAKAQTPLLGPSGPTCTMEMSYHIHSGPQGFLAISIVDHATGTTQLAWHTQGRGGTAGGRVRVPLGERSRPFQVELLALVDLQGLASIGIDNVTFEQCYIDVVSPTSAELTCNFERDMCGWYQDQSSDFKWVRSMGQGQGSDHTTGLGYFLSVDPSVPWSRGQRAQLITSRQDPAAAPRCLSFWYRLAGPQIGTLNLKLQPQGEEEVVLWTCRGTQGSIWHQAWATLPATGQKSYRVAFEVLRDGFLGDVGLDDLALTAGPCRAELSCSFEAEGCGLAASGQGTWQRQSNSSGTAAGPAADHTTGTATGHYMVVSTGRGSLPAGHTAVLTSQPYQPSMPAQCLTFWYQLSSGAPGSLGVFVKQSGVRTKVLSVSTMEGSSWHRGHITVWPDEDWQAVFEAVGAGGDHGYIALDDLQVSDGICPEPVSCDFEQGMCGWSSPLDPHLHSFAWVWKSGVPLAKYPSPEQDHTLGTRNGHYVHFDTSVLGAGGTSALLESQPLPATTDSCLRFWYHMDIPEHLSSGELRVLLHSAAGQRTVWSVEGHHSRGWQGAMVPVQSPSEFQIPLSPTDHL; via the exons ATGTGTGCCTTCTGTCACTTGCTGTGGGCAATTTGTCTGGTTTCCTGTGGGGTTTTCAGCTCCCTTGTCTCTCCCATAGCCAAGACTGTGCTCCCCAGCGGGTCCATGGTGGtcaacagctgcagcagcacagctgagcagctctgcaactTCATCTGTGACTGCAGTGACTGCTCCGACGAGAACCAGTGTG GGTACATGCggggctcagcagtgctgggcaccccCTTCACCTGTGACTTTGAGGATGGTGACTGTGGCTGGCAGGACATGAGCACCTCGACATACAGATGGGTACGGGGCCGGGCCAACCTGGCCCTGTGGGGCACAGGACCTTACTCAGACCACACTGTGGGCACCGACCTGG gctggTTTTTGGTGACTGTGTCCCCCCCTGCAAAGACCACAGCCACGGCCTGGCTCAGATCACCGGAGCTGCGGGAAGCAGCTGCCACATGTGAGATCAGAGCCTGGTACCACGTCTCAGGAAGCTGTGAGGGCACccaag ggctcaaCGAGAcagagcagccagtgctgcacCTGGACGTGGCATATGGGGACGAGGTGGtggggctgtggcagagccCCAGGCGCAGCAGCGAGGGCTGGCACCAGCTGGTCGCCTACCTGGGCCGGGTCACGGGGCAGTTTCAG CTCATTTTCTCCCTGACACAACCACCTGCCTGCGGGTCAGAGGTGGCACTCGATGACATCATCTTCAGGAACTGTGGATTGCCAG agcctgggcagcaggTCTGTGGGGCCAAGGAGACAAGCTGCAGCCGTGGCTCCTGCCTGGCATGGCACCGCTTCTGCGATGGCACAGACGACTGCGGGGACAACTCAGACGAAAATGTGACACAGTGCA AGTCCTTCACCAACTGCTCCTTTGAGCATAATCTCTGTGACTGGACGGCAGCGGCTGGGCCGGCCTTGTGGGACAGGAACACAAGCCTGATCCTGGGCACCTCGTACAGCATCCCCACCCGGGACCACAGCACCAACAGCAGGACTG gttttttcctccacGTAAGCAGTGCCTCCAGCGTGGAGGCCagtggcacagctcagctcgTCAGCCCCTCTTTCCAGGCCACCAACTCCTGCTCT CTTGTGCTGTACTGCCACATCCATGGCTCAGCCACCAGTAGCCTCAGCATCTCCTACGTGATCAACTCCGCCAAGCACCTGGTGAAGGAGAGGACAGGGgacctgggcagctgctgggttCGGGAGAGAGTGAACTTCAGTGTGACACAGACCTTCAAG GTGCTGATCGAGGGGGTGGCCGGCAGCGGGGGAACTGTGGCCATCGATGACCTGATCCTGTCGCCAGGCTGTGTGAAGGAGGAGG GGAAGGCTCCAGTCATGCTGCCAAGCCGGGCGGGTGCCAGCcgctgcacagcacagcaggtggCCTGTGACAACGGGGACTGCATCGCCGCAGAGCAGGCCTGTGACTTCGCAGACACGTGCCCCGACGGCTCCGATGAGAAGCGCTGCG GGGCAACAACCTTTGAGTCAGGAGGTGGGGGCTGGCATGACGTCAGTGTGGGGCGGCTGCGCTGGGGTCTGCAGAGGCTCACTGAGCCCAACACCTTCCTCACAG GGACTTTCCTGGCTCTCCAGGTAGGAGAAGGACAGATGGTAAGTGCTGCAAAAGCACAGACTCCTCTGCTGGGCCCCTCCGGCCCCACCTGCACCATGGAAATGAGCTACCACATCCACAGTGGCCCCCAAG GCTTCCTCGCCATCAGCATTGTGGATCATGCCACTGGCACCACCCAGCTggcctggcacacacagggtcGTGGTGGCACAGCCGGGGGACGTGTCCGTGTCCCCCTGGGAGAGAGGAGCCGGCCATTCCAG GTCGAGCTGCTGGCTCTTGTGGATCTGCAGGGCTTGGCGAGCATTGGCATCGACAATGTGACTTTTGAGCAGTGCTACATCGATGTGGTGTCACCCACCTCTGCAG AGCTGACCTGCAACTTCGAGAGGGACATGTGTGGCTGGTACCAGGATCAGTCCAGTGACTTCAAATGGGTCCGCAgcatgggacagggacagggctctGACCACACCACTGGCTTGG GATACTTCTTATCCGTGGACCCCTCTGTGCCATGGAGCCGTGGGCAGCGGGCACAGCTCATTACATCCCGCCAGgaccctgctgctgccccacgcTGTCTCTCCTTCTGGTACCGCCTAGCTGGCCCACAGATTG GCACCCTGAACCTcaagctgcagccacagggagaggaggaggtggtgcTGTGGACCTGCCGGGGGACCCAGGGCAGCATCTGGCACCAGGCATGGGCGACACTGCCCGCCACAGGCCAGAAGTCATACCGG GTGGCCTTCGAGGTGCTGCGGGATGGATTCCTGGGGGACGTGGGGCTGGATGACCTGGCGCTGACAGCAGGACCCTGTAGGGCTGAGCTCTCCTGCTCCTTCGAGGCAGAGGGCTGTGGGCTGGCAGCTAGCGGGCAGGGCACGTGGCAGCGGCAGAGCaacagctctggcactgccgCTGGCCCCGCGGCCGATCACACCACCGGCACTGCCACAG GTCACTACATGGTGGTGAGCACAGGCAGGGGCTCCTTGCCTGCGGGGCACACGGCTGTCCTCACCTCCCAGCCCTACCAGCCCTCCATGCCTGCCCAGTGCCTGACCTTCTGGTACCAGCTGAGCTCCGGGGCCCCAG GCTCCCTTGGGGTGTTCGTGAAGCAGAGCGGGGTGCGGACGAAGGTGCTGAGTGTGAGCACCATGGAGGGGAGCAGCTGGCACCGCGGCCACATCACTGTCTGGCCTGATGAGGACTGGCAG GCGGTGTTCGAGGCAGTGGGAGCTGGGGGTGACCACGGGTACATCGCACTGGATGACCTGCAGGTGTCAGATGGAATCTGCCCTGAGCCAG tgTCCTGTGACTTCGAGCAAGGCATGTgtggctggagcagcccctTGGACCCCCATCTGCACAGCTTTGCCTGGGTCTGGAAGAGTGGGGTCCCCCTAGCCAAGtaccccagccctgagcaggatCACACCCTGGGCACAAGGAATG gtcACTATGTACACTTCGACACCAGCGTGCTGGGTGCAGGGGGCACCAGTGCCCTGCTGGAGagccagcccctgcctgccacCACCGACTCCTGCCTGCGGTTTTGGTATCACATGGACATCCCAGAGCACCTCT CCAGCGGGGAGCTGCGGGTGTTGCTGCACAGCGCAGCGGGTCAGCGCACAGTGTGGAGTGTGGAGGGACACCACAGCCGGGGCTGGCAGGGCGCCATGGTGCCTGTGCAGAGCCCCAGTGAGTTCCAG ATCCCACTTTCCCCCACAGATCATCTTTGA